The sequence ctaaacacattttatatttgtattatttatattaaactctctttcatggtacatgagcattgtttaatttcttatcaattaatttagtaaaacttcataatagtcCCTAAACTGGTAGattaaccacaataaaatcgctattctttagagaaacggatacaacaaaggttccaaacctctttgacactCATCATATATGTgcgcaggatgcaactatgaattaaaacaatattatcatattttttgaatttttctcaaaatctatgtgtaacccctacaaaaatattgagttttcggtaaatggtctatatactaaagcttatgatctttaatgttattttaaatttctaaacatattttatatttgtattaatgtatattaaactctatttcatggaaCATAGGcatcgtttttattttttatcaattaatttagtaaaacttcatattactccctaaattggtagattaaccacgataaaattgctattctctacaGAAATGgggacaacaaaggttccaaacctctttgacattcatcatatgtttgtgcaggatgcaactatgcattaaaacaatattgtcatatttttgaaattttctcaaaatctatgtgctaacccctacgaaaatgttGAGTATTTCGATAAATggtctatatattgaagcctatgatctttattgttgttttaaattttctaaacacattttatatttgtattaatatatattaaactttctttcatggtacatgagcattattttaattttttatcaattaatgtagtaaaacttcataatactccctaagcCGGTAGATTAACCACGATAGAATTGTTATTCTCTacagaaacggagacaacaaaggttacaaacctctttgacattcatcatatgtttgtgcaggatgcaactatgcattaaaacaatattttcatatttttaaaatttttatcaaaatgtaTGTGCtaactcctacgaaaatattgagttttttcggtaaatggtctataaattgaagcctatgatctttagtgttgttttaaaatttctaaacacattttatatttgtattaatttatattaaactctctttcatggtacacgaacattgttttaattttttatcaattaatttagtaacacttcataatactccctaagtCGGTAGattaaccacaataaaatcactattctttaaagaaacggagacaacaaaggttccaaacctctttgacattacTCTTAATAATATGTgggtgcaggatgcaactatgaattaaaacaatattgtcatattttttgaatttgtttcaaaatctatgtgtccctacggaaatattgcgtttttggtaaatggtttatatactaaagcttagtgttgttttaaatttctaaacaaattttatatttatattaatgtatattaaactctatttcatggaacatgggcatcattttaattttttatcaattaatttagtaaaacttcataatactccctaaatttgTAGATTAACCACGATAGAATCGCTATTCTCTACACAAACGGAGagaacaaaggtttcaaacctctttgacattcatcatatgtttttACAGGTTGCAACTATgcataaaaacaatattttcatatttttaaattttttatcaaaatctatgtgctaaccctttcgaaaatattgagtttttcggtaaatggtctatatattgaagcctatgatctttagtgttgttttaaaatttctaaacacattttatatttgtattaatttatattaaactctctttcatggtacatgagcattgttttaatttcttatcaattaatttagtaaaacttcatattagTCCCTAAACTGGTAGattaaccacaataaaatcgctattctttagagaaacggatacaacaaaggttccaaacctctttgacactCATCATATATAtttgcaggatgcaactatgaattaaaataatattttcatatttttttattttttctcaaaatctatgtgtaacccctacgaaaatattgagttttcagTAAATGGTCTATATACTAATGCTTatgatctttaatgttgttttaaatttttaaacatattttatatttgtattaatgtatattacaCTCTATTTCATAGAACATGggcatcatttttatttttttatcaattaatttagtaaaacttcataatactccctaaattggtagattaaccacgataaaatcgttattctctagagaaatggaaagaacaaaggttccaaacctctttgacattcatcatatgtttgtgcaggatgcaactatgcattaaaacaatattttcatattgtttgaaattttctcaaaatccatgtgctaacccctacgaaaatattgagtttttcgataaatggtatatatattgaagcctatgatctttagtgttgttttaaattttctaaacacattttatatttgtattaatgtatattaaactctctttcatggtgcatgagcattgttttaattttttatcaattaatttagtaaaacttcataatacacccTAAGCTTGTAGattaaccacaataaaatcgctattttttagagaaacagagacaacaaagattccaaacctctttgacatttaTCATATGTGTGCGCTGGATGCAACTATGAATTAagacaatattttcatattttttgaatttttctcaaaatctatgtgtaacccctacgaaaatattgagttttcagTAAATGGTCTATATACTAATGCTTatgatctttaatgttgttttaaatttctaaacatattttatatttgtattaatgtatattaaactctatttcatggaacatgggcatcatttttattttttatcaattaatttagtaaaacttcataatactccctaaattggtagattaaccacgataaaatcgttattctctagagaagTGGAAagaacaaaggttccaaacctctttgacattcatcatatgtttctgcaggatgcaactatgcattaaaacaatattgtcatattgtttgaaattttctcaaaatctatgtgctaacccctacgaaaatattgagtttttcgataaatggtctatatattgaagcctatgatctttagtgttgttttaaatttctaaacacattttatatttgtattaatgtatattaatttcTCTTTCATGGTGCATGAGCattgttctaattttttatcaattaatttagtaaaacttcataatactccataagcTTGTAGATTAACCataataaaatcgctattttttagagaaacggagacaacaaaggttccaaacctctttgacattcatcatatgtgtGCGCAGGATGCTACTATGAATTAagacaatattttcatatttttttaatttttctcaaaatctatgtgttaacaacccctacgaaaatattgagttttcggtaaatggtctATATACTaaaagcttatgatctttagtgttgttttaattttttaacataatttatatttgtattaatgtatattaaactctatttcatggaacatgggcatcgttttagttttttatcaattaatttagtaaaacttcataatacttcctaaattgatagattaaccacgataaaatcgctattctctacagaaacggagacaacaaaggttccaaacctctttgaaattcataaTATGTTTGtgcaggatgaaactatgcattaaaacaatattgtcatatctttaaaaaaattctcaaaatctatgtgctaacccctacgaaaatattgagttttttcggtaaatggtctatatactgaagctatgatctttagtgttgttttaaaatttctaaacatattttatatttgtattaatgtatattaaactctctttcatggtgaatgagcattgttttaattttttatcaattaatttagtaaaacttcataatactccctaagtTTGTAGattaaccacaataaaatcgctattttttagagaaacggagacaacaaaggttccaaacctctttgacattcatcacaTGTGTGCTCAGGATTCAACTATGAATTAagacaatattttcatattttttgaattttttcaaaatctatgtgtgaaaatattgagttttcggtaaatagtctatatactgaaacttatgatctttagtgttgttttaaattttttaacatattttatatttgtattaatgtatattaaactctattttttggaacatgggtatcgttttaattttttatcaattaatttagtaaaacttcataatactccctaaattgatagattaaccacgataaaatctctattctctacagaaacggagacaacaaaggttccaaacctctttgacattcataaTATGTTTGTGCAGGATGAAActataattaaaacaatattgtcatatctttaaaaaaatttctcaaaatttatgtgctaacccctacaaaaatattgagtttttcggtaaatggtctatatattgaagcctatgatctttagtgttgtgcaggatgcaactatgtataaaaacaatattgtcatattttttgaatttttctcaaaatatatgtgctaacaacccctacgaaaatattgagtttttcggtaaatggtctatatattgaagcctatgatctttagtgttgttttaaaatttctgaactcactttatatttgtattaatgtgtattaaactctatttcatggtacatgggcatcgttttaattttttatcaattaatttggtaaaactttataatactccctaaattgggggactaaccactataaaatcattattctttagagaaacggagacaacaaatgttccaaacctctttgacatttatcatatgtttgtgcaggatgcaactatgcattaaaataacatttttatatttttttaatttttctcaaaatctatgtgttaacatcTACGATAATATTGTGTTTTTCGGTAATGGTCTAtatatatttagtgttgttttaaaatttctaaacaaattctATATTTGTTTGGTTCTTTTTATTCTTGATTTTAGATTTATTGCGTTGAATTTTGTTCAGGAGATGATACGTAGAAGCTGCAACGCTCGAGATATATAGAATCTTTGGCCTAGCTTCATTGTTCAGTGTGTTTGTCTATTCGGTTTAGTAGAAATGTGAATGAAGAAGTTGGGTGACGAATATATAAAATTACAGTTCGGTTATGTACTTATGTTAttgctttctttttgtttttttggacaTCACTTATGTAATTGCTAAACTTCAGTTAAATTTGGATTAACAACAAGATATATCCGTACAATGTAGTCTGGCTTCTTCTAGTAGAGACCCAAGAACTTCCACCATAAAGATCCAACAGATCCCCAAATGACTGCTTGTAATAGAGCCATCACGAACCCTAGCCTAAACATGTCTTTCAGATCTACGTAGCCAGCTGCgaatccaaacaaaaaaaaacaaaataataagggAATACTATATAAATGTTCATtgagtaagaaaaaaaatgagacAAGAGAAAGAGAACAAACCTCCATAGTATAAAGCAGCTGGTCCACTACTATAATGAGCCAACGCACCAGAAAGATTGTTATTAAAGGCCAAACAAAGAGCCGCTAAAACCCCGGGAACACCAGCAGCTATCTGCATGGCCAAGAAAGCTGGATAGAGAGCACCTGCATGAGCCGTTTGGCTTGCGAACACGTAATGCAGCAGGAGATAAGAAGCCTGGAGGATAACAAACGAAGCAGGCCAAGTCAAGGAGAGTGTCTGCAGCAGTTTAGCCACACAATCCGACATCCAAGCAACGACCCCAAGGTTCGTTAGTTGTCCAGCCATACCGATCAAAACCGCAAACCAAGTTAGCGAGTCCCAAGCCGATTTGTCGCTTAGACAATCATTCCAGTTTATAACTCCCAATACTAGTAACGTTGATAGACCAATCATCGCGGAGACAACACTTGATACTCCTATTGCTTCTCCGAAAACCCAAAGAGAGACGGTGAAGGCCATTGCACCGAGCATGATCCATTCGTTTTTCGTGATGGGACCTAACCGTTCGAGCTTCTTTGCGGCAGCAGCAGGAGCTTCCGGTGTGTGTTTAAGCTCAGGAGGGTAAAGCTTGTAGATGATGAGAGGTGTACAAAGAAGTGATGCAAAGGCGGGAACACTCGCGGCTTTAAACCAAGAGACCCATGGGTTTGAGAGCACCACACCAACTTCTCTAGCTAGTTTCAGACATAGCAAGTTTTGTGCGGCTGATGTGAGGAGAAGCGCACCAGAAGTCCCTGCACACTGTCACAGAGTAACACAAACCTCATTAGTTAAAGTCATCAAGAGAGAGACATAGATTTTATCATTTTAGTAGTACTCGGCGTACTATTCGAAACCCAAAAACCAAATGGGAATTGAACCAACAAGCCTTGACAAACCGAAAATTACAAAAACCTGAGTGGTTCCTATTTTTTACATCCAAAAAACCAAAACCGAatcgaaaataaaaaaaacgatCTGAGAATCAAACGGATACCTGAATattctaatataaaaaaattaattattttatttttaatatctattaaaataactaataaaaaatctaaaaagccCTAACTACCCGAATTACcaaatattttttggtttctCCGATCGGGTTTTTAGGATATCTAGACTTTAAACCCGAACCAAACTCGAATTGTTCTAATTTGATTTCCCCTTCGAGtcttataagaaaatagaaacTTGACCGGAATATATCCGGAAAATGTCCGGTTCTTAAACGGGTCCTCACCACTCAACCAAATAAGCTGAAAACCGAATAACCCGAATTGACCTGAACCAAAAACCCGAATGCCCAGCACTAGATTTTACCTGCAGTTGTGTCTGAATCAGAAAAGCACCAAGCCTTCTCGAAGACGAGTCACCAGGTTTACTCCCGGCGGAGAGAGACAACGATTTAATCACCGGCAAGAAAACCCCACCGGCTCTAGCCATCGTAGACGGCATGATCAAACCCATAAACGTTTCACACAACACGAGACCGTACGATAGACCAAGAGTGCTTCTCCCTAGCCACTTCACGAAGTAGGTAGCGATCCTGTCGCCGAGACCCGTTTTAATGAACCCGCGAgcgaagaagaaggagatcgcGATAAGCCAGATGAGCTCGTTGGTGAAAGCGGCGAAAGCGGTTGAGAAAGAAAGCGTTCTGGTGACGATCGAAGCGGTTAGGCCGATGAAGGCCCATGCCCCGACGGGGAGTGGGCCGAGGACGAGGCCCGAGATGGTGAAGAGGAAGACTGAGAGGAGTTGCCATCCTTGTGGCGTCACTTGTTCGGGTCTAGGGATTAGGAATCTGACGATGAGGCCTATTGAGATGGAGACTGCGAGAGGTATCAGCTTAGCTCCTTGCGGAGGCTGTGGTGGAGAAGATTGAGGATTGTTCTGTATCTCCGGCGAGGACGAGGGGGAAGAAGCAGTGGCGCGGAGAGTGAGTCGAGGAGAGGATATGGAGAGTGATCGGACGGTTGGGGGTGAGGTGTAAAGGGAGATCGAAGGGTGAGGAAGTGATAATGATCTTGAAGATGAACGGCggagagagagataagagagTGGTGAAGAAGCGGTGGTGGTTGAGAGAGTACGGAGAGCGAAACTCTCCATCGTTGTACTGTTAATTCTCAGTTCTCTCCGAGGGAGATTGAgtttattactttttaatatctatttattttatagtttctCCGTTTACAAGTACAGACGAATCTATCACCATGTCCGAACGACACATATGATAGTGATGTCTGTGGAGAAACTTACTTTTGAGTTATTATTGTTAAGTTAGACCTTCATGTTCCTCACTTATCTATTTCTGTCCCcatagttttttcttttaacaccccccccccccccaatcaACACTGCATCTTGTTACTTCACTTTCTCTACAGAACTCTTTGTATATTTGTGTGAGAAAGATTGTTTGATTCTCTAAGGTAAACGACATATTTTCATATCAAGTATAGTAAAAGGAGAACAAAAACACTCGGTACCATCTTTGCAAGCTTCAAAAAACATTTTCTGGTAAGCAGAGCCGTGCTCACCTTATCAATTTTGAGGCATTAGCTCCATGTCTCCTCTCACATTAGTACATTTTGGGGTCTCCATATTCATAAatcatataatcaatatatgataatatgataaaaactataattatCTCTTAATACTTTTCAATAATATAACTATTTCTGCTTAGTTGTTGTGAATATTAATTtcattgtatattttttattttgaatatcgAAAACATTTTCCTACATATAATTTGAGTTTGTATATACAATTTTCAGTTGTGACCAAAATATAACTTTTGCCATTAATTTTCataagattaattttttttaaaaataattttaaaatataagataaaaaaaaataatttattttctggttcgtatttaaaaaaattaatacgcatatttgatataaaataaattatttttgccCTAGACCTCTGATagccttcgcacggcactgctGGTAGGTTCAATAATGCTCTTATTAGAGACTCAAAAACTTCCACCAGAATATTCCAGCTACTCCACAGATGATGGCATTAATCGTCACCATCATGAATCCAATCTTGAATACATCAGGCATTTCACCAAAAACATGAATGTTAAAGACCTTCCACATAAAGAGAGAGGGAGAGTTATGTTCATAAGCTCCATATTGGACAGCGGTCAAGCGCTGCTATAATGCATGGCCGGTCTTTGGCCAAGCCTAATGGAACATTCGATTTAGGTTctcaaaatttttgaaattttttatatgtACATAGACTTCtgaatttgcaaaaaaaaaaaatttagatccTTAATCTTTTGAAATCTTTACTAAATGGTTTAAGGCCTCCAAACTATGAGAACTAGCCATGAATGCAACAAAGCACCAAAAATATTGGTGTTGGAAGCTACAACAAGTGCGGCTAATAAAACACCTGATCTTATACTCACAGCTAAGAAATGCTGAGAAGAGAGCTCTTACATGACCGGTTTGGCTTGCAAAAAGATAGCGGATGAAGAAGTAAGCTGCTTGAAGAAGACCAAAGGCATCTGGCCAGCTCAAGTTGAGAGATTGGAGAGCTTTGGCTATACACAATCAGACATCCAGGTCACCACACTGAGGTTTGTGAGCTGTCTTTCAAAGCCCAACAAGACAGCAAACCAAGCTAATGTGTTCTGAGGAATTTGAATTAGATTGGTTTATGTTCTTTTagtctaatcttttttttttctgattagtaattgtatttgattttgtgaaACTGTGTAAAGAAGAAGCATTGAACTTT comes from Brassica rapa cultivar Chiifu-401-42 chromosome A02, CAAS_Brap_v3.01, whole genome shotgun sequence and encodes:
- the LOC103855235 gene encoding dicarboxylate transporter 2.2, chloroplastic; protein product: MESFALRTLSTTTASSPLSYLSLRRSSSRSLSLPHPSISLYTSPPTVRSLSISSPRLTLRATASSPSSSPEIQNNPQSSPPQPPQGAKLIPLAVSISIGLIVRFLIPRPEQVTPQGWQLLSVFLFTISGLVLGPLPVGAWAFIGLTASIVTRTLSFSTAFAAFTNELIWLIAISFFFARGFIKTGLGDRIATYFVKWLGRSTLGLSYGLVLCETFMGLIMPSTMARAGGVFLPVIKSLSLSAGSKPGDSSSRRLGAFLIQTQLQCAGTSGALLLTSAAQNLLCLKLAREVGVVLSNPWVSWFKAASVPAFASLLCTPLIIYKLYPPELKHTPEAPAAAAKKLERLGPITKNEWIMLGAMAFTVSLWVFGEAIGVSSVVSAMIGLSTLLVLGVINWNDCLSDKSAWDSLTWFAVLIGMAGQLTNLGVVAWMSDCVAKLLQTLSLTWPASFVILQASYLLLHYVFASQTAHAGALYPAFLAMQIAAGVPGVLAALCLAFNNNLSGALAHYSSGPAALYYGAGYVDLKDMFRLGFVMALLQAVIWGSVGSLWWKFLGLY